The following proteins come from a genomic window of Micromonospora zamorensis:
- a CDS encoding SAM-dependent methyltransferase produces MGEPDQPSTARMIDFWLGGQHHFPVDVAAANAFEQAYGPCAPVFRELRAFLGRAVRAMAEQGVDGFLVFGAGVPTMGNVHEVATDATVLYTDVDPVTIRLGQSILAGSDRAGYGFGDATDIGTIDPAQLHRFVPGWGRRPVGVVFLGLAAFLDDDTLTRTLDELYAAAAPGSLLAVDFDTEELAGHPQALAMMGPQFRMRPPAAFAPLLGRWVPTADGIVPVAQWRPEGPPAQVPDAFHGVLAARDGD; encoded by the coding sequence ATGGGTGAACCGGACCAGCCGAGCACGGCACGCATGATCGACTTCTGGCTCGGCGGGCAGCATCACTTCCCGGTCGACGTGGCCGCCGCGAACGCTTTCGAGCAGGCGTACGGGCCGTGCGCGCCGGTGTTCCGGGAGCTGCGCGCGTTCCTGGGTCGGGCCGTGCGGGCGATGGCCGAGCAGGGCGTGGACGGGTTCCTGGTGTTCGGCGCGGGGGTGCCCACGATGGGCAACGTGCACGAGGTCGCCACCGACGCGACAGTGCTCTACACCGACGTCGACCCGGTCACCATCCGGCTGGGGCAGAGCATCCTCGCGGGCAGCGACCGGGCCGGCTACGGCTTCGGCGACGCGACCGACATCGGCACTATCGACCCGGCGCAGCTGCACCGCTTCGTCCCGGGCTGGGGTCGACGGCCGGTCGGGGTGGTCTTTCTCGGGCTCGCCGCGTTCCTCGACGACGACACGCTGACCCGCACGCTCGACGAGCTGTACGCCGCCGCCGCGCCGGGCAGCCTGCTCGCCGTGGACTTCGACACCGAGGAGCTGGCGGGTCACCCGCAGGCGCTGGCGATGATGGGGCCGCAGTTCCGGATGCGTCCACCGGCGGCGTTCGCGCCGCTGCTGGGTCGCTGGGTGCCGACGGCGGACGGGATCGTCCCGGTCGCCCAGTGGCGGCCGGAGGGTCCGCCGGCGCAGGTGCCGGACGCGTTCCACGGCGTCCTCGCGGCCCGGGACGGCGACTGA